The genomic region GATGTAAGGATTACATGATGTTCGATGTTGCTATGGGAACTTCAGCGGCTCCTACGTACTTCAAACCTCATAATTTTTATATGAATAATGACGAGGTAACATTAATTGATGGAGGAGTTTTTGCTAATAACCCAACTGCTATTGCAGTTTTAGAGATAATGGATTCTTATTACAAAAGTCCTCATTATAAAAAGAATAAACAAAACATTTCTTTAGATGAAATTTTAATAGTATCCATTGGAACAGGAAAACACAGTTATAAATATACTTTTAAGGAATTAGCAAAAATGGGACAACTTCAGTGGATAAAAGAACCATTAATTAAAATAATTTTTGATAGTCAAAGTGAATTCTTGAGTTATCAAATAGCACAAATATTTCCAAAGCCATCTTATTATCGCCTTGAACCAAAATATGGAAATAATCAACAAGTCCCTTACTCTGGTCGGCTTGAAGATGATTCTAAAATTGTGAGTCCTAGTATGGATGATATTAATGAAAAGAACATTTTAAATTTAGTTAGCGTAGCTGAAGAATTTATTACAAGCAACACTAATCATTTAGATTTAATATGTCAAAAGATTGTTGAATCATTAAATACTAGAGTCTTTCTTAAAAGAGGTATATAAAAATGAAGTTGAGATATTTTTCCAGTTTGTTTGAACAGCTTATATGTAAGTTACAAAATAAAAAAATTTTTAACAATGGACGTTATATCAGTCAGAAGGAATTGGGACATGGAGGTTTTGGTATTACATATCTTGTTAAAGATAAAAATGAAGAGAACAAATTGTCTGTTATTAAAACTATCAAAATATTGTTTTTTTTGGAAAAAAAAGTTAAGCAAGAAGATATTAATAAATTAATAGATAATTTTAAAAGAGAAGCACAAATTTTACAAAGTTTACATCCTAATAAAAATATTGTGAAATTTGTCAATATCTTTGAGCAAAAGCAAAAAATAGATGGGAAGTCGGAGTTGATATTACCACATATAGTTATGGAATATGTTGAAGGAAAAACTTTAACCCAGTTATTAGAAGACAACAAAAGCCCTCTTAGAGAAGAAAATGCTTTACGTTATATTAAAGAAATTTGCGGTGCATTAACTATTATACATAAAAGCGGGATATTACATCGGGATATTACGCCGAATAATATTATGGTGCGGGAAAATACCAATGAAGCAGTGCTGATTGATTTTGGGTTAGCACGAGATTTTATACCTGAAATTCCTCAGTCACAAACAGCGTTTACTGGTACAGAAGGTTATGCCCCTCCTGAGCAGCTTGCGCGAAAAGCAACACGAGGAAGTTATACTGATATTTTCGGTTTAGCTGCAACACTATACTATCTGTTAACTGAAAGACAACCACCATCAGTTCAATTTAGACGGGAGAATGAAGACACCTTAATTGAACCCAAGAAAATTAACCATAATATTAGTGATAGGGTGAACGACTTCATTCTTTGGGGGATGGAACTGGAGTCTAGTAAACGACCTCGTAAAGTTGAAGATTGGCTAGCATTTCTGAGATTAACAGATGATGAAGCTCGTAAAATCAGATCAGGATATAAAAGATTTCCTCATCTATTTGGCTAAACGCTTTTCTAGTTGTTTGAGGTCAGTATCTTTACATGCATTTAGGGGACACGATGCAAAGTTTTGTATGCGACCCGAAGACGCACGAGAGAATGGAACTCTCAGAGAGTTCCCAGGCTAGTATCCAAAGCCTGTACCCACCAAGGGGCTTCGTGAATAATCACAAAGTCTCAGAGCTAGTGGGTTAAATGCCGAACCTGAGTAGTAAAGTCATTCAAAAAAGGGAGGCTAGGGTAAGACCGATCTGGCGCAGAGTATAGTGGGTACTGCATTTTTGTCTAGTTTCAATTTGTAAGAACCAAAGCTCTAATTATAACCTTATCACCCTCCATATAGCCTGGATGCATTATCAAGCTAATTTTCCCCTTCTCATCACTACCCTGCATAAGTTCGTGTTTATCTTTATTAAATTCTTCTCCTTCTTTCTCATACCAAACAAGACGACCAGGAGGATTAAGACTAGCCATGTCCTTTACCAACCTAAATCCTTCTTCGATTAATTTTAGACAATCTTGAGTAGGGAAATCTTCTTTTTTATCACACTTCCAACCTAACTTTTCGAGATGTTCTTGGATGACACGGCATACTTCTTGATTTTGCTGTGCTGTGATGTTTTG from Tolypothrix sp. NIES-4075 harbors:
- a CDS encoding patatin-like phospholipase family protein encodes the protein MVIKVVVLSIDGGGIRGIFPAKILAEIEKRTEKILSNSGEKIENARICKLFDLIVGTSTGGILTLGLTKPNVSGRNDPEFKAEDLVNMYTKKGGKIFQKTRGIDRIISPWLRSKFSSNARKSVLSTYLGNTLIEHALTEVLITSYETRLRKPIFFTSKPDKENKNEEFEIRCKDYMMFDVAMGTSAAPTYFKPHNFYMNNDEVTLIDGGVFANNPTAIAVLEIMDSYYKSPHYKKNKQNISLDEILIVSIGTGKHSYKYTFKELAKMGQLQWIKEPLIKIIFDSQSEFLSYQIAQIFPKPSYYRLEPKYGNNQQVPYSGRLEDDSKIVSPSMDDINEKNILNLVSVAEEFITSNTNHLDLICQKIVESLNTRVFLKRGI
- a CDS encoding serine/threonine protein kinase; its protein translation is MFEQLICKLQNKKIFNNGRYISQKELGHGGFGITYLVKDKNEENKLSVIKTIKILFFLEKKVKQEDINKLIDNFKREAQILQSLHPNKNIVKFVNIFEQKQKIDGKSELILPHIVMEYVEGKTLTQLLEDNKSPLREENALRYIKEICGALTIIHKSGILHRDITPNNIMVRENTNEAVLIDFGLARDFIPEIPQSQTAFTGTEGYAPPEQLARKATRGSYTDIFGLAATLYYLLTERQPPSVQFRRENEDTLIEPKKINHNISDRVNDFILWGMELESSKRPRKVEDWLAFLRLTDDEARKIRSGYKRFPHLFG